In Vigna unguiculata cultivar IT97K-499-35 chromosome 3, ASM411807v1, whole genome shotgun sequence, a single genomic region encodes these proteins:
- the LOC114176581 gene encoding disease resistance protein RPP13-like: MAESVVSFVLDHLSQLVAREANLLYGVEDRIQSLQHELQMINDLLNTSKNKKGTAHTILNQIRDVAHVAEDVIDTFVAKVSIYKRRTILGKMLRGFGQARLLRDVAEKIDKIKATLTEIRNNKDKYDAFKETSNQSAAEEEEEEKRAKSVQKLRRNVEEEDVVGFVHDSKDVINRLLEGGSNRKAVSIVGMGGLGKTTLARKVYHSSQVKQRFVCRAWVYVSNECRSKELLIGLLKHLMPNFEQQGRGKEKGKKSAGDINDLSEEELKKLVRNCLEWKRYLVVVDDLWKKQDWDEVQDAFPDNNRGSRILITSRLKEVALHAAHDVPHYLQFLNEEESWKLFRRKVFRGEDCPSDLEALGKQMVQSCRGLPLSIIVLAGLLANKKKSHREWSKVVGHVNWYLTQDETQVKDIVLKLSYDNLPRRLKPCFLYLGLFSEDFEIPVTPLLQKCVAEGFIQDTGSRDLDDVAEDYLYELIDRSLVQVAKVDTNGDVTAIRVHDLLRDLCILESKEDKVFEVCTDHNILIPAKPRRLSIHSNMDHYISSSNNDHSCVRSLFFFGSYYFFQSWEWKWLFERLKLVRVLDFGLNTSNKIPSDIGNFIHLRYLRIQALSITFVPNSILNLWNLQTIDLGPWKHRVPISFPAQIWKLKHLRHLNTTRAIKLRGSCSGSDERMWNLQTVSTLVLNSQATSLIEKGTFPNVKELGLTVISECEGELPKLLHSLQQLSYLNMLVIVLRDRDDAGVEHSSDESVKRNNGFKPQELLRNLGQLNCLTILTIENALDLLTCALTFPPNVTELTLSDIDCISDEGMNGLGKHTKLKILRLCGDNITSSGDSIVLNCGRGSFPQLEVVEMENLKLGKWKLDNGAMSRLQNVMINSCEWLEDLPNELWSLSGLKKVHVKNPSVQMARMLENLEINSGCQLVIEN; this comes from the coding sequence ATGGCAGAGAGTGTAGTTTCCTTTGTTTTGGATCACTTATCTCAGCTTGTGGCACGCGAAGCTAACTTGCTTTATGGCGTGGAGGACAGGATCCAGTCCCTCCAGCACGAGCTTCAAATGATCAACGACCTCCTCAATACCTCAAAGAACAAGAAGGGAACAGCACACACAATACTGAACCAAATCAGAGATGTGGCCCACGTAGCTGAGGATGTCATCGACACATTCGTAGCCAAAGTTTCCATTTACAAGAGGAGAACCATTCTTGGGAAGATGCTCCGTGGCTTTGGCCAAGCAAGGTTGCTTCGCGACGTAGCCGAAAAAATAGACAAGATCAAAGCCACTCTCACCGAAATACGCAACAACAAAGACAAATATGACGCTTTCAAAGAAACCAGTAATCAATCCGCAgcagaagaagaggaagaggagaaAAGGGCGAAATCAGTGCAGAAGCTAAGAAGAAATGTGGAGGAAGAAGATGTGGTTGGCTTTGTCCACGACTCCAAGGATGTCATCAACCGACTCCTGGAAGGTGGTTCAAATCGTAAAGCTGTATCTATCGTTGGCATGGGGGGATTGGGGAAGACCACCCTTGCCCGAAAGGTTTACCACAGCAGCCAGGTGAAGCAACGATTCGTGTGTCGGGCGTGGGTTTATGTGTCAAACGAGTGCAGATCTAAGGAGCTTTTAATTGGCCTTCTTAAGCATTTGATGCCAAATTTTGAACAACAAGGCAGAGGTAAGGAAAAAGGTAAGAAAAGCGCAGGAGACATTAACGACCTTAGTGAGGAGGAGCTGAAGAAATTGGTGCGGAACTGCTTGGAGTGGAAAAGGTACCTTGTGGTGGTAGATGACCTGTGGAAAAAGCAAGATTGGGATGAGGTGCAAGATGCTTTTCCGGACAACAACAGAGGCAGCAGAATCTTGATCACCAGTCGTTTGAAAGAGGTGGCCTTGCATGCTGCCCATGATGTTCCTCACTATCTTCAATTCCTCAATGAAGAAGAAAGTTGGAAGTTGTTTCGCAGGAAAGTGTTTAGGGGTGAAGATTGCCCTTCTGATTTGGAGGCTCTGGGAAAGCAGATGGTTCAAAGTTGTCGTGGTTTACCACTCTCCATCATTGTCTTAGCCGGGCTACTGGCCAACAAGAAAAAGTCACATAGAGAATGGTCTAAAGTTGTGGGTCATGTTAATTGGTATCTTACTCAGGACGAGACCCAAGTGAAGGATATAGTTCTCAAACTCAGCTATGACAATTTACCAAGGAGACTAAAACCATGTTTTCTCTATCTTGGGTTATTCTCTGAAGACTTTGAAATACCAGTTACGCCATTGTTGCAAAAATGTGTTGCTGAGGGTTTTATACAAGATACAGGGAGCAGAGACCTAGATGACGTTGCAGAAGACTACTTGTACGAGCTCATTGATCGTAGTTTGGTCCAAGTAGCAAAAGTGGATACTAATGGAGATGTGACGGCGATTCGAGTTCATGATCTTCTTCGAGATCTTTGCATATTAGAGAGCAAGGAGGACAAAGTTTTTGAAGTTTGCACAGACCATAATATTCTAATTCCAGCAAAACCTCGCAGACTGTCTATTCACAGTAATATGGATCACTACATTTCTTCAAGCAACAATGATCATTCATGTGTTCGTTCCCTGTTCTTCTTTGGCTCATATTACTTTTTTCAAAGTTGGGAATGGAAATGGCTTTTTGAAAGATTGAAATTGGTTCGTGTGTTGGACTTTGGACTAAACACCTCTAATAAGATCCCTTCCGATATAGGGAACTTTATCCATTTAAGGTACCTTAGAATACAAGCACTCTCTATTACATTTGTTCCAAATTCGATACTTAACCTTTGGAATTTACAAACCATAGACCTAGGTCCTTGGAAGCATAGAGTTCCAATTTCTTTCCCTGCCCAAATATGGAAACTGAAACATTTAAGGCATTTGAATACAACACGGGCTATCAAGCTGCGAGGCAGTTGTTCAGGATCAGATGAGAGGATGTGGAATCTTCAAACCGTGTCTACCCTGGTGCTCAATAGCCAAGCAACATCTCTGATAGAAAAAGGAACATTCCCCAATGTTAAGGAGCTAGGGTTGACAGTGATTTCTGAATGCGAAGGTGAATTACCCAAATTGTTGCATAGCTTACAACAATTAAGTTATTTGAACATGTTAGTGATTGTCCTCCGAGATAGAGATGATGCAGGTGTAGAGCACTCGAGCGATGAAAGTGTGAAAAGGAACAATGGTTTCAAGCCGCAAGAATTGTTACGAAACCTAGGACAATTGAATTGTCTAACCATCTTAACCATTGAGAATGCTTTGGACCTTCTAACCTGTGCGCTCACATTCCCTCCAAATGTTACAGAGTTAACGTTGTCAGATATTGACTGCATTAGTGATGAGGGGATGAATGGTTTGGGAAAGCACACCAAACTCAAAATTTTGAGACTTTGTGGAGATAATATAACTTCATCTGGGGATTCCATTGTCCTTAATTGTGGTAGAGGCAGCTTTCCACAACTGGAAGTGGTTGAAATGGAAAATTTGAAACTTGGAAAGTGGAAATTGGACAATGGTGCCATGTCGAGGCTGCAAAATGTGATGATCAACAGTTGTGAATGGTTAGAAGATCTCCCAAATGAATTGTGGTCTTTGAGTGGTTTGAAAAAAGTTCACGTGAAGAATCCCTCGGTACAAATGGCTCGAATGCTAGAAAATTTGGAAATAAACAGTGGGTGTCAACTCGTAATAGAAAATTAG